A single Pirellulaceae bacterium DNA region contains:
- the egtB gene encoding ergothioneine biosynthesis protein EgtB: protein MSPLVDRGAGVAFPEQRVNLRTQYQAVRRFSAKLCEPLAIEDYVIQSMPDASPTRWHLAHTTWFFETFVLKRFMPNYQPGNDQFEYLFNSYYNAVGNQFARPLRGLLSRPTVAEVMTYRQLIDAQMLELLDSSVAQDQARLWDIVELGIHHEQQHQELMLTDIKHLLSCNPLFPSYVTQLQNRIEEGPGSGKRSDEDELICQCKSVAEPGGVVQVGAADGQFAFDNERPRHAVLLRPYRLQARLITNGQYLEFIEDEGYRRPELWLSLGWQAIQRERWEAPLYWYKTSGTWQHFTLSGLRPIDWDSPVCHVSLFEADAYARWRGQRLPQEAEWEVMARELAIAGNFVECGWFEPRPVGVAARNLSSANGPTTWLRQMYGDVWEWTASPYIAYPGFTPAAGALGEYNGKFMCNQYVLRGGSCASPASHLRATYRNFFPPEARWQFTGIRLAEDDA from the coding sequence ATGTCACCATTGGTCGATCGTGGGGCCGGTGTAGCGTTCCCTGAGCAGCGCGTGAACTTGCGTACACAGTATCAGGCGGTGCGGCGGTTTTCGGCCAAGCTGTGCGAGCCTCTAGCCATTGAGGACTATGTTATTCAGTCGATGCCGGATGCCAGTCCGACGCGGTGGCATTTAGCACATACGACGTGGTTCTTCGAGACGTTTGTGCTCAAGCGGTTTATGCCCAATTATCAACCGGGCAATGACCAATTCGAATACCTATTCAATTCCTACTACAACGCGGTAGGCAACCAGTTTGCTAGGCCTTTGCGCGGTTTGTTGTCACGACCTACCGTGGCCGAGGTAATGACTTATCGGCAATTGATCGATGCCCAGATGTTGGAGTTGCTGGATAGTTCAGTCGCTCAAGACCAGGCGAGGTTGTGGGATATTGTTGAATTGGGGATACATCACGAGCAGCAGCATCAGGAGTTGATGCTGACAGATATCAAACACCTGCTGTCATGCAATCCGCTATTTCCGAGTTATGTGACGCAGTTGCAGAATAGGATTGAGGAGGGGCCAGGTTCTGGCAAACGTAGCGACGAAGATGAGCTGATCTGTCAATGCAAGAGCGTTGCCGAGCCCGGTGGGGTTGTTCAGGTGGGGGCTGCCGATGGGCAGTTTGCGTTCGACAACGAGCGGCCGCGCCATGCTGTGTTATTGAGGCCCTATCGTTTGCAGGCTCGGTTGATAACCAACGGGCAATACCTGGAATTCATCGAAGACGAGGGATATCGACGCCCCGAGTTATGGTTGTCGTTGGGTTGGCAGGCAATCCAGCGCGAGCGCTGGGAGGCCCCGCTGTATTGGTACAAGACTTCCGGCACTTGGCAGCACTTTACGCTTAGTGGGCTGCGACCCATCGACTGGGATAGTCCCGTCTGTCATGTTAGTCTGTTTGAAGCTGATGCCTATGCACGGTGGCGTGGCCAACGATTGCCGCAAGAGGCCGAGTGGGAGGTCATGGCTAGGGAATTGGCAATCGCGGGCAACTTTGTGGAATGCGGCTGGTTCGAGCCACGACCGGTAGGTGTCGCCGCCCGCAATCTGTCATCGGCAAATGGGCCAACAACGTGGCTGCGACAGATGTATGGCGACGTGTGGGAGTGGACCGCCAGTCCGTACATTGCCTATCCCGGTTTCACGCCAGCCGCCGGTGCGCTGGGCGAATACAATGGCAAGTTCATGTGCAATCAATATGTGCTGCGTGGTGGCTCGTGTGCCAGTCCAGCTTCACACCTGCGTGCGACCTATCGTAACTTCTTTCCTCCGGAAGCTCGGTGGCAATTCACTGGCATTCGTCTGGCGGAGGATGATGCTTAA
- a CDS encoding DUF1569 domain-containing protein — MAATRVHRRSLDFRSWDNVLADIQHLNHVRYDRAGNWDLSQILEHVGEGLRTAVSGTKHRGPWIVRTLIGPLVLRYVLRQRRMKAGLKVPKWWLPGPPSDESQAINRFQATLESFQQLKTPPYPHPFLGNLSKSQWNELALIHASHHLSFLLPK, encoded by the coding sequence ATGGCTGCGACACGTGTGCACAGGCGAAGTCTTGATTTTCGGTCGTGGGATAATGTACTGGCAGATATTCAGCATCTGAATCACGTGCGCTACGACCGTGCGGGCAATTGGGATCTGTCGCAGATTCTTGAGCATGTAGGCGAAGGACTTAGAACCGCTGTCAGTGGCACTAAGCATCGCGGACCTTGGATCGTTCGTACGTTGATTGGCCCATTGGTGTTACGCTATGTGTTACGCCAGCGGAGAATGAAAGCGGGCTTAAAGGTACCCAAGTGGTGGTTGCCTGGGCCACCCAGCGATGAATCGCAAGCGATCAACCGCTTTCAAGCGACCCTGGAGTCCTTTCAGCAATTGAAAACTCCGCCCTATCCGCATCCCTTTCTGGGTAATCTTAGCAAGTCGCAATGGAACGAATTGGCTCTCATTCATGCTTCGCATCATCTGAGTTTTCTTCTGCCCAAGTGA
- a CDS encoding ATP-binding cassette domain-containing protein encodes MMLKLKSRSGNVTPIGVQRLTVRYSGLVALDDVSIQFETGRSYAVVGQSGCGKSTLLRAICGLVEPTAGQIRLGDNVVSSKTISQLRQYIGYVIQEGGLFPHMNAWQNVTLMARHVGWSKSAVEQRVNELSEIAQLTSDQLGRYPSELSGGQRQRVGLMRALMLDPDVLLMDEPLGALDPIIRRRLQDDLKQIIGRLKKTVILVTHDLSEAAWLSDQIILMSEGRIVQCGTLAEIGTQPASQFVRDFVRAQRPLELHGAQP; translated from the coding sequence ATGATGCTTAAATTAAAGTCTCGTTCAGGTAATGTTACGCCGATCGGTGTTCAGCGGCTAACGGTTCGCTACAGCGGACTGGTCGCGCTAGATGACGTTTCGATTCAGTTTGAGACGGGACGCAGTTACGCAGTGGTCGGTCAGAGCGGCTGCGGCAAGTCAACGTTGTTGCGGGCGATATGTGGGCTGGTTGAACCGACAGCGGGTCAGATCCGCCTGGGCGACAATGTGGTTAGCTCAAAGACGATCAGTCAACTGCGGCAGTACATCGGTTATGTGATTCAAGAGGGCGGGCTGTTTCCGCACATGAATGCGTGGCAGAACGTAACATTGATGGCTCGGCATGTGGGATGGTCCAAGTCGGCTGTGGAGCAGCGAGTCAACGAACTCTCCGAAATAGCGCAGCTTACGAGCGATCAATTAGGGCGGTATCCGTCAGAATTGTCCGGCGGTCAGCGGCAGCGCGTGGGGCTGATGCGCGCTTTGATGCTAGACCCCGATGTGCTATTGATGGACGAGCCCTTGGGAGCGCTGGATCCGATCATTCGTCGGCGTTTGCAAGATGATTTGAAGCAGATCATTGGTCGGCTCAAGAAAACAGTGATCCTGGTCACACATGATTTGTCTGAAGCGGCTTGGCTGTCGGATCAGATCATTTTGATGAGTGAGGGACGCATAGTGCAGTGTGGGACACTGGCAGAGATCGGGACGCAACCGGCCAGTCAGTTTGTGCGCGATTTCGTCAGGGCACAGCGTCCCCTGGAATTGCATGGAGCGCAGCCATGA
- a CDS encoding PQQ-binding-like beta-propeller repeat protein has protein sequence MMVCAMLLADSTLAQDATEFEVSYFRSDHGLADEDLFALPIDLGAESVRVWRTELLPGHSSPCVVGDSIFVTTFDVEKQSLATVALSRETGQVRWTKSAPTDGIERVHPTGSPASPTPASNGRQVFVSFGSCGLLAYDWDGQLLWHCPLGPYQDEFGAASSPILVDDKVILNEDHDINSFMIAVDQKTGRPIWKAERPQATRSYSTPIIVHRSDSKQVVIAGSRQLVAYDADTGQQLWWWDGLSRLVDSTPVLHDGLIYLATWSPGGDADSRIGMETFDQACAAFDSDGNKLLTRGELPAGSPVLERFFRIDLNQDGSLDEHEWTTHARVFEQSQNVAVALEPGGSGKLSEQYVRWTYTRGLPTVPSSVVYADTMTMVKDSGIVTVLERASGQMLQQLRAAGRGNYYASLVAGDGKVYMASESGVVTVLKAGPQAAVIGSYDFGERIMATPVIRQGVIYLRTEKALYALAGTKSTE, from the coding sequence ATGATGGTTTGTGCGATGTTGTTGGCGGACAGCACGCTGGCGCAGGACGCAACTGAGTTTGAGGTGTCGTACTTTCGAAGCGACCATGGCTTGGCGGACGAAGATCTGTTTGCATTGCCGATCGACCTGGGAGCAGAATCGGTGCGAGTGTGGCGGACCGAATTGCTGCCGGGGCATTCGTCGCCCTGTGTCGTCGGTGATTCAATCTTTGTGACGACGTTTGATGTAGAAAAGCAGTCGTTGGCAACCGTGGCGCTCAGTCGCGAAACAGGCCAGGTGCGATGGACGAAGTCGGCACCCACTGACGGCATTGAACGGGTGCATCCGACAGGCAGCCCGGCCAGTCCTACACCGGCTAGTAATGGGCGGCAGGTATTCGTTTCGTTCGGAAGTTGCGGCTTGTTGGCCTACGATTGGGATGGCCAGCTGTTGTGGCATTGTCCGCTGGGGCCTTATCAAGACGAGTTCGGTGCGGCTAGCTCGCCGATCTTGGTGGACGATAAGGTGATTCTGAACGAAGATCACGACATCAACAGTTTCATGATTGCCGTCGATCAAAAAACAGGTCGGCCAATTTGGAAGGCCGAGCGTCCGCAGGCGACGCGCAGCTATTCGACGCCGATCATCGTGCACCGCAGTGATTCCAAGCAAGTTGTCATCGCTGGTTCGCGTCAGCTGGTGGCCTACGACGCAGACACCGGCCAGCAACTGTGGTGGTGGGATGGTTTGTCGCGGTTAGTCGATAGCACACCAGTGTTGCATGATGGCTTGATTTATTTGGCCACATGGTCGCCTGGCGGTGACGCCGATTCGCGAATTGGCATGGAAACTTTTGACCAAGCGTGCGCGGCATTTGACAGCGATGGTAATAAATTGCTCACACGTGGCGAGTTGCCGGCAGGCAGCCCGGTGCTGGAGCGATTCTTTCGCATCGACTTGAATCAAGATGGCAGTTTGGATGAGCACGAGTGGACGACCCATGCACGGGTCTTCGAACAATCGCAGAATGTGGCAGTGGCTCTAGAGCCTGGAGGCAGCGGCAAGCTGTCGGAGCAGTATGTTCGCTGGACCTACACGCGCGGTCTCCCAACTGTGCCTAGCTCCGTTGTGTATGCAGATACAATGACGATGGTTAAAGATTCTGGGATTGTCACGGTATTGGAGAGGGCCAGCGGACAGATGTTACAACAGTTGCGCGCCGCCGGGCGCGGCAATTACTATGCTTCGTTGGTTGCCGGTGATGGTAAGGTCTACATGGCGAGCGAGAGTGGCGTGGTGACGGTCCTAAAGGCAGGTCCACAGGCTGCAGTAATAGGATCATACGATTTTGGGGAACGCATCATGGCCACGCCAGTCATTCGGCAGGGAGTAATCTATCTACGGACCGAAAAGGCGCTGTACGCGCTGGCCGGAACAAAGTCGACGGAATAG
- a CDS encoding FAD-binding protein gives MKRPKRICRRQFLTRSVALSSFGYWVGSGMVSASDALEFNTEALRRLSQKLRGRLVLPSDVHYESAKRVFYWNPTTQRQPIAIVQCGHEDDVLRGIQFARDHQLEVAVRGGGHSYLAWGNSSGLVIDLSSLKQITIDPHRRVVRAQAGMLAGEVARSAGKHGLAPVLGQCPGVGAVGVTLGGGLGWLSGLYGACCDNLISATIANAGAQKMEACQESDPDLLWAMRGAGANFGVTTRFEARLFPIESVVGGDIHFAVANARNVLRGFSDLMRQAPDGFQANLNLTQGAPGVFISFCHVGTDAASQNMLDKICSIAKAIKVAVKRQPFATLADKAAATSPANVPVPSYRAIQTVYHPSITEEAIDILVDQLNSATPDIVFGLSHYMHGAVCQVSPTDTAFPHRQEHSIHIRAAYSWSDPQESDQRYAWGQQWLQLMRPKRNESLYANFQTYETAVGSPSLFGPNYERLLQLKRKHDPDNFFRRNANIALARG, from the coding sequence ATGAAGCGCCCCAAACGAATCTGCCGACGACAATTTCTAACCCGCTCAGTTGCCCTAAGCAGCTTCGGTTACTGGGTTGGTTCAGGCATGGTGAGCGCTTCCGATGCGTTAGAGTTCAACACTGAAGCCCTCCGGCGCTTGAGCCAAAAGCTTCGCGGCAGATTGGTATTGCCCAGCGATGTTCATTATGAAAGCGCCAAGCGAGTCTTCTATTGGAATCCGACGACACAGCGTCAACCAATCGCCATTGTTCAGTGTGGACACGAAGACGATGTGCTGCGCGGGATTCAGTTTGCTCGTGACCACCAATTAGAAGTTGCGGTGCGCGGCGGAGGGCACAGTTATCTGGCCTGGGGCAATTCCAGCGGGTTGGTCATCGATCTTTCGTCGCTGAAGCAGATTACTATTGATCCCCATCGGCGGGTTGTGCGTGCGCAGGCAGGCATGCTGGCCGGCGAAGTGGCTCGATCAGCCGGCAAACATGGTCTGGCCCCCGTCCTTGGCCAGTGCCCCGGCGTAGGCGCAGTTGGAGTAACGCTAGGAGGAGGCCTGGGCTGGCTATCGGGTCTGTATGGCGCCTGTTGCGATAATCTGATATCTGCGACGATCGCCAATGCCGGCGCACAGAAAATGGAGGCCTGTCAAGAGTCTGACCCAGATCTACTGTGGGCGATGCGTGGAGCAGGCGCGAATTTCGGAGTGACCACAAGGTTTGAAGCTCGCTTGTTCCCAATCGAATCCGTCGTGGGAGGCGACATTCACTTTGCAGTGGCTAATGCCCGCAATGTGCTTCGCGGCTTCAGCGACCTCATGCGTCAAGCACCGGATGGATTTCAGGCAAACCTCAACCTCACTCAAGGTGCGCCAGGCGTGTTCATCAGCTTTTGCCATGTTGGAACAGACGCTGCCTCACAAAATATGCTCGACAAAATCTGCTCGATTGCCAAGGCAATCAAAGTTGCCGTCAAGCGCCAGCCCTTCGCCACCTTGGCCGACAAAGCTGCTGCGACCAGTCCAGCCAATGTCCCTGTCCCAAGCTATCGAGCTATCCAGACCGTTTACCACCCAAGCATAACCGAAGAAGCCATCGACATCCTCGTCGACCAGCTCAACAGCGCTACGCCAGACATCGTGTTTGGATTAAGCCACTATATGCATGGCGCCGTTTGTCAAGTGAGCCCCACCGATACCGCCTTTCCTCATCGACAGGAACACTCAATTCATATTCGCGCAGCCTATTCTTGGAGTGACCCTCAGGAGAGCGACCAACGATACGCTTGGGGCCAGCAATGGCTGCAGCTGATGCGGCCCAAGCGGAACGAAAGCCTGTACGCCAACTTTCAAACCTACGAAACAGCCGTTGGTTCGCCATCGTTATTCGGTCCGAACTATGAACGGCTGCTACAGCTTAAGCGCAAGCATGACCCTGACAACTTCTTCCGGCGCAATGCCAATATCGCCCTGGCGCGAGGTTAA